The genomic segment CAATGATGAAGAAATTGTGAAAAAAATTCGCACGTCGATTGATGATAAAATGGCGGGAATCAGAGACCAAATCCTTGTGGACGTGATTGAAGGCGGTATACGAATCCAGGTTATCGATACGGAGGGGTCGATGATGTTTCCGCTGGGATCAGATAAGCCGACCCCGAAAGCCAGAGAAATCCTGAAACTGGTTGCCGATAATATTAATGAAATACCGGGGAAAGTAGTGGTGGAAGGTCATACAGATTCCGCGCCTTTTAAAGGCGGGCAAATTACCAACTGGGAGTTGTCTACTGCCCGTGCTTCCGCCGCCCGGCGTGTTCTGGAAGAAAGCGGTACGCCGTCTAATCGCATTGCCCGTGTTGTCGGTTATGCCGATCAGGAATTGCTGCTGCCGCTGGACTCCCGCGATCAGCGCAACCGCCGGATCAGCGTCATCGTCCTCCAATCGAAAGAGTGAACTATTCCGACAGGCACACATCCACAACAAACGTCCCTTCATCAATTTCAAAGGGAATAATCAAACTCGGCCCGCCCATCACATGAGAAATGGAGTGATTCTTTCCTGAAACAACCGTAGGAATGGCCGCCTGAATGTAAAAACCTTCCGCTTCCAGATTTTTCCGTGCAACACCGGAAATCATATTCGTAATTTCGCCTACGGCGTCCTTGATATCACTATTCATCGTTGTAATATTTTCTCCCAGCATATTGGAGACAATTTTAAAAATCGCCCCTTCACTAAAGCTAAGAGCCAGCGAACCGGTGGCCGATCCGGTCAGTCCGATAATGCCCGAGATGTCTCCTTTGGCCAGATTATCCATTTTCAGATATGGCTTTCCCGCGCGTGGTTCGACAAACGCCATAGTTTTTAATACGTTGGTGGTTCCTTCTAAAAAAGGATTAATAAATTTAACGTTCATATATTCCCCTTCTTGGTTGTTTCCCAGCATAATCGTTGATTACTTATTAATGCTTTCCATGATTTTTTTTATTTTTTCATTGAGCACTTCAGCCGTAAAAGGTTTAACAATATAATTATTGACGCCCGCCTTGACCGCTGCAACCACGTTGTCCTGAAGCGCCTCTGCCGTTACCATAAGAAATGGCGTTTTGGCCAGTTCCTCGTCTGCACGCACGGCTTTGAGTAATTCCAAACCCGTCATGTTCGGCATATTCCAGTCGGAGACAATCACATCAATTTTCTGTGACTTGAGCGCTTTGAGCGCCATAACGCCGTCTTCCGCTTCCACAATATCTTCATATCCGACCTGTTTCAAGAGATTGCGAACCACTTTTCTCATGGTAGCAAAATCATCAACGATCAAAACCTTAATATTCTTTTCATTCATATATTACCTCACTAAATTTATTTATCAATTTCACTGAATCTTAGAATTCAGTTAACGTTCCTGAGCCAGCTCAAACAACCCTTCCGTATCAATAATTAAGCCAATGCGGCCATTACCCAGAATTGCGCCGCCGGCTAATCCCTTGATATTTTTTAACCCTTCCCCGAGGCCCTTGACTACGACTTCCGCCTTGCCGATAATTTTGTCGACCATTAAACACCTTGATCCGCTTTCACTATCGACAACAACAACAATAGCATCCCAGGGTTCCTTATGCTCCGGCTCAATATCAAATAAATCATACATGCGAATCAGAGGCATCAGTTGTCCCATCGCGTTTATCATTTCACCGCGGCCTACCACACTGGTGTAACTTGCACGCGTCGGGCGCAAAGCCTGGCGGATGGATATCGTGGGGAGGATATAGCTTTCGGTACCCACTTTTACAATCATGCCGTCAATAATGGCCAGTGTCAGGGGGAAGCGCGTAATGAAGGTTGTTCCTTCACCGATCGTACTTTCGATTTCTATTTTACCGCGCAGTTTTTCCACGGCACGCTTGACGACATCCATACCGACACCGCGCCCGGATACGTCTGTTACTTTTGCCGCAGTGGATAAACCCGGCATAAAAATAAGCTTGAAGATTTCCTGATCACTGAGGTTTTCATCCGTCTGGATGATGCCTGATTTAATGGCCTTGTTAATAATTTTTTGTTTGTCCAGT from the Deltaproteobacteria bacterium HGW-Deltaproteobacteria-6 genome contains:
- a CDS encoding chemotaxis protein, producing the protein MEERHQQIIIKKVKKKQAGGAHGGSWKVAYADFVTAMMAFFLLLWLLSMVSDVKRAALSEYFRHYSVFQESGSSAIKTKDSNVTDPRFVNDVGNESLKAPYSNARGKGETEFRKKIKKNVTVNDEEIVKKIRTSIDDKMAGIRDQILVDVIEGGIRIQVIDTEGSMMFPLGSDKPTPKAREILKLVADNINEIPGKVVVEGHTDSAPFKGGQITNWELSTARASAARRVLEESGTPSNRIARVVGYADQELLLPLDSRDQRNRRISVIVLQSKE
- a CDS encoding chemotaxis protein CheX gives rise to the protein MNVKFINPFLEGTTNVLKTMAFVEPRAGKPYLKMDNLAKGDISGIIGLTGSATGSLALSFSEGAIFKIVSNMLGENITTMNSDIKDAVGEITNMISGVARKNLEAEGFYIQAAIPTVVSGKNHSISHVMGGPSLIIPFEIDEGTFVVDVCLSE
- a CDS encoding response regulator, with translation MNEKNIKVLIVDDFATMRKVVRNLLKQVGYEDIVEAEDGVMALKALKSQKIDVIVSDWNMPNMTGLELLKAVRADEELAKTPFLMVTAEALQDNVVAAVKAGVNNYIVKPFTAEVLNEKIKKIMESINK